One genomic segment of Alphaproteobacteria bacterium HT1-32 includes these proteins:
- the ilvN gene encoding acetolactate synthase small subunit: MTNQDQDISAHTIAVLVDNEAGVLARVIGLFSGRGYNIESLTVSEVDSEAHLSRITVVTSGAPMVIEQIKAQLNRLVPVHKVKDLTVEGASVERELALVKVKSTGEKRVEALRIADIFRARAVDSTNESFVFEITGAPSKLNAFIDLMKPLGLQDVSRTGVAAIARGPEPL, translated from the coding sequence GTGACCAATCAAGACCAGGATATCAGCGCCCATACCATTGCCGTGCTGGTGGATAACGAAGCCGGTGTGCTTGCCCGCGTCATCGGATTGTTTTCCGGCCGTGGCTATAACATCGAAAGCCTGACCGTTTCAGAGGTTGATTCCGAAGCTCATCTCAGCCGCATCACGGTGGTAACATCCGGCGCGCCGATGGTGATCGAGCAGATCAAGGCCCAGCTGAACCGGCTGGTCCCGGTCCACAAGGTCAAGGATCTGACCGTCGAGGGCGCCTCTGTCGAGCGCGAACTGGCGCTGGTCAAGGTCAAGTCAACCGGTGAGAAGCGTGTTGAAGCACTTCGCATCGCCGATATCTTCCGGGCCCGCGCGGTCGACAGCACGAACGAAAGTTTCGTGTTCGAGATCACCGGTGCGCCGTCGAAGCTGAACGCCTTTATCGACCTGATGAAGCCGTTGGGACTACAGGATGTCTCGCGTACTGGCGTCGCCGCCATTGCACGAGGGCCGGAACCCCTGTAA
- the ilvC gene encoding ketol-acid reductoisomerase codes for MRVYYDRDADVNLIKGKKVAILGYGSQGHAHALNLRDSGVKEVAVALREGSSSRKKAEGEGLKVMTGAEAAAWADIVMILAPDEHHAQIYKDELKDNLKEGAAVAFAHGLSVHFSLVDPRPDLDIFMIAPKGPGHTVRSEYVRGGGVPCLIAVQQDASGNAHDIGLSYASAIGGGRSGIIETTFKEECETDLFGEQAVLCGGLSALIMAGYETLVEAGYAKEMAYFECLHEVKLIVDLMYEGGMANMRYSISNTAEYGDYVTGPRVIDASVKERMKGVLEDIQSGRFTRDWMLENAAGQPSFKATRRNNAEHDIEQVGAKLRALMPWIAENQLVDKERN; via the coding sequence ATGCGCGTTTATTATGACCGCGACGCGGACGTCAATCTGATCAAGGGCAAGAAAGTTGCCATTCTGGGATACGGTAGCCAGGGACATGCCCATGCGCTGAACCTGCGGGACTCCGGCGTCAAGGAAGTTGCCGTCGCGCTTCGCGAAGGCTCCTCCAGCCGTAAGAAAGCCGAAGGCGAAGGCCTGAAGGTCATGACCGGCGCGGAAGCAGCCGCATGGGCCGACATCGTCATGATTCTGGCACCGGATGAGCATCACGCCCAGATCTACAAAGACGAACTCAAGGACAACCTGAAGGAAGGCGCTGCAGTTGCTTTCGCTCATGGCCTGTCCGTGCATTTCAGCCTGGTCGACCCGCGCCCTGACCTCGACATTTTCATGATCGCACCGAAAGGCCCCGGCCATACCGTGCGTTCCGAGTATGTTCGCGGCGGCGGCGTTCCCTGCCTGATCGCGGTCCAGCAGGACGCTTCCGGTAACGCCCATGACATCGGCCTGTCCTATGCTTCCGCCATTGGCGGTGGTCGCTCGGGCATCATCGAGACGACCTTCAAGGAAGAGTGCGAAACCGATCTGTTCGGCGAGCAGGCTGTTCTTTGCGGTGGTCTCTCGGCACTCATCATGGCGGGTTACGAAACCCTGGTCGAAGCCGGCTATGCCAAGGAAATGGCCTATTTCGAATGCCTGCATGAAGTGAAGCTGATCGTTGACCTGATGTATGAAGGCGGCATGGCCAACATGCGCTATTCGATCTCGAATACCGCTGAATATGGTGATTATGTCACCGGCCCGCGCGTCATCGACGCTTCCGTGAAGGAACGCATGAAGGGTGTTCTGGAAGATATTCAGTCCGGCCGTTTCACCCGCGACTGGATGCTGGAAAACGCCGCTGGTCAGCCGAGCTTCAAGGCGACCCGCCGGAACAACGCAGAACATGACATCGAACAGGTCGGCGCCAAGCTCCGTGCCCTGATGCCGTGGATTGCGGAAAACCAGTTGGTTGATAAAGAGCGCAACTAG